The proteins below are encoded in one region of Hordeum vulgare subsp. vulgare chromosome 3H, MorexV3_pseudomolecules_assembly, whole genome shotgun sequence:
- the LOC123442707 gene encoding uncharacterized protein LOC123442707, translated as MRPRTADHLEALSLEIERKLHKALNSNSQRLKLLQQLFADIALKVDDRARDKILSTNDEGIAPVDEREDGHLCFYEILANHYVKVPQSGRRILELIVQLWSQSFAANIFALLFHRWLFEVPLEGKEVSLRYSSALVQGATNVFWIDIQTNTRHFLPFYHYLLEEVSLVPDQLIKISPQAARNLFCLLSRFMLFYDQDHLLTSFLEHFPTFPNSFLVGGAADYFVIELTDQLQKLKVEPVLLHYLSRMTILQGWELRMSTSTRLKSCLYSFTSPGGPAYPTRAVRHAAWNTLDLLFPVGRYPRHVISLFFRLLYPWYWPSSCWNFVMTCVSTVYYYIMNLLVSIWENMRRRDHQRMHRE; from the exons ATGCGGCCCCGCACGGCGGACCACCTCGAGGCCCTCTCCCTCGAGATCGAGCGCAAGCTGCACAAG GCTCTGAATTCCAACTCACAGCGCCTCAAGCTGCTGCAGCAGCTGTTCGCCGATATCGCGCTCAAGGTCGACGACCGCGCTCGAG ATAAGATTTTGAGCACCAATGATGAGGGAATCGCTCCAGTAGACGAACGCGAAGACGGCCATTTGTGCTTCTACGAGATTCTTGCAAATCACTATGTCAAAGTACCTCAAAGTGGGAGGCGTATACTTGAGTTGATAGTACAACTCTGGAGCCAATCCTTTGCAGCCAACATATTTGCACTTCTTTTTCACAGATGG TTGTTTGAAGTCCCTCTTGAGGGGAAGGAAGTATCACTAAGATATAGCTCTGCTCTTGTCCAAGGAGCTACTAACGTTTTTTG GATTGACATTCAAACTAATACAAGGCACTTCCTCCCATTCTATCAT TATCTCCTTGAAGAAGTCTCTTTAGTTCCAGATCAACTCATTAAGATATCACCACAG GCTGCTAGAAATCTATTCTGCCTCCTCTCCAGATTCATGCTGTTCTATGATCAGG ATCACTTGCTTACAAGTTTTCTTGAGCATTTCCCTACTTTCCCGAATTCTTTCTTGGTTGGTGGAGCTGCAGATTACTTTGTGATTGAACTCACCGATCAG CTCCAGAAGCTAAAAGTGGAGCCAGTACTGCTACACTACCTTTCCCGCATGACCATCCTTCAAG GCTGGGAGTTGAGGATGAGTACAAGCACCAGACTAAAGTCATGCCTGTATAGCTTCACATCTCCTGGAGGCCCTGCCTATCCAACAAGAGCCGTCCGGCATGCAGCCTGGAATACGTTGGATTTACTTTTTCCT GTGGGTCGCTATCCGAGGCACGTGATAAGCCTGTTCTTTCGTCTGCTCTATCCATGGTATTGGCCTTCCTCTTGCTGGAACTTCGTCATGACCTGTGTGAGCACCGTCTACTACTACATCATGAATCTGCTCGTCTCAATCTGGGAGAACATGAGGAGGCGCGACCATCAAAGGATGCACAGAGAATGA
- the LOC123442709 gene encoding peroxisomal fatty acid beta-oxidation multifunctional protein-like → MAAAGSIRVTMEVGADGVALITICNPPVNALHPIIIQGLKDKYAEAFHRDDVRAVVLTGAVGKFCGGFDINVFSKVHDTGDVSHLPDMSFELVSNMMEDGKKPSVAAIQGLALGGGLELTMGCHARIATPEAQLGLPELTLGVIPGAGGTQRLPRLVGLPKAIEMMLQSKFITAKEGKERGLIDALCSPDELIKMSRFWALEIANHRKPWIRSLGRTDRLGSLSEARAVLSMARQQANKAAANMPQHQACLDVIEEGVLYGGHAGVVKEAKVFKELVVSTTSRALVHVFFAQRSTTKVPGVTDIQLKPRNIRKVAVIGGGLMGSGIATALLVGNISVVLKEVNPQFLQRGQKTIAGNLEGLVKRGSLTKDKMSKAISLLKGALDYSDFKDVDMVIEAVIEKVPLKQSIFADIEKICPPHCILATNTSTIDLNVVGEKTNSQDRIIGAHFFSPAHIMPLLEIVRTEKTSPQAILDLITVGKIIKKVPVVVGNCTGFAVNRTFFPYTQGAQLLVSLGIDLFRIDRIISNFGMPMGPFQLQDLAGYGVALAVKDIYAAAFGTRNFDSVLVDLMAETGRQGKSNGKGYYLYEKGARPKPDPSVQNVIDEYRRQAKTMPGGKPVTLSDQDILEMVFFPVVNEACRVMDENVVIRAADLDIASVLGMGFPKYRGGLIFWADTVGASYIHSKLSKWAEMYGDFFKPSLYLEERAKSGRPLAAPRTAHQVSTRSRM, encoded by the exons atggcggcggcggggtcgATCCGCGTCACCATGGAGGTGGGCGCCGACGGCGTCGCGCTCATCACCATCTGCAACCCGCCGGTCAATGCTCTACACCCCATCA TCATCCAGGGGCTCAAGGACAAGTACGCCGAGGCCTTCCACCGCGACGACGTCAGGGCCGTCGTGCTCACCG GCGCGGTGGGCAAGTTTTGTGGAGGCTTCGATATAAATGTATTCTCAAAAGTTCATGACACTG GAGATGTGTCGCATCTGCCAGATATGTCTTTTGAGCTCGTGTCGAATATGATGGAAG ATGGCAAAAAGCCTTCTGTCGCTGCAATTCAAGGCCTTGCTCTTGGTGGTGGTCTAGAGTTGACTATG gGTTGTCATGCTCGGATAGCTACCCCTGAAGCTCAACTTGGACTACCAGAGCTAACTCTTGGTGTGATTCCTGGAGCTGGAG GAACTCAGCGTCTACCGAGGCTTGTAGGTCTGCCAAAAGCAATAGAAATGATGCTG CAATCGAAGTTCATTACGGCCAAGGAAGGAAAAGAACGTGGTCTTATTGATGCACTTTGCTCCCCTGATGAGTTGATAAAAATGTCGCGCTTTTGGGCTCTGGAGATTGCAAATCACCGTAAACCTTGGATAAGATCTCTTGGCAGAACAGATAGGCTTGGTTCACTATCTGAAGCTCGTGCTGTATTAAGTATGGCAAGACAGCAAGCAAATAAGGCTGCAGCAAACATGCCACAGCACCAGGCCTGCCTAGATGTTATTGAAGAAGGTGTACTATATGGAGGCCATGCTGGTGTTGTGAAG GAAGCAAAGGTTTTCAAGGAGTTGGTAGTATCAACCACATCAAGGGCACTTGTCCATGTATTTTTCGCCCAGCGTTCCACCACCAAG GTACCAGGTGTTACTGATATTCAACTCAAACCTAGGAACATAAGAAAAGTTGCTGTTATTGGTGGTGGTCTTATGGGTTCTGGAATTGCAACAGCCCTTCTTGTTGGCAATATATCTGTTGTCCTCAAGGAAGTAAACCCTCAATTTTTGCAAAGgggacagaaaacaatagcag GAAATCTCGAGGGCCTTGTCAAAAGAGGCTCATTGACCAAGGATAAAATGAGCAAGGCCATATCACTTCTGAAGGGTGCATTGGATTATTCAGATTTCAAGGATGTTGATATGGTTATTGAG GCTGTTATTGAGAAGGTTCCTTTGAAGCAATCAATTTTTGCTGACATTGAGAAAATCTGCCCACCACATTGCATACTTGCAACGAACACGTCCACCATCGATTTGAATGTTGTTGGCGAGAAGACAAATTCTCAAGATAGAATTATAGGGGCTCATTTTTTCAG CCCTGCTCATATTATGCCCTTGCTTGAAATTGTCCGGACGGAAAAGACATCACCACAAGCTATCCTTGATCTCATCACAGTTGggaaaataataaagaaagtcCCCGTTGTGGTTGGCAACTGCACAGGCTTTGCAGTAAATCGTACATTTTTCCCTTACACACAAGGTGCTCAGCTTCTAGTTAGTCTTGGCATTGATCTTTTCAGAATTGATCGAATAATAAGCAACTTCGGCATGCCAATGGGACCTTTTCA ACTCCAAGACTTGGCTGGATATGGAGTAGCCTTAGCAGTAAAGGATATCTATGCAGCTGCCTTTGGAACACGGAATTTTGACTCTGTTCTAGTGGATTTGATGGCGGAGACCGGGCGGCAGG GAAAAAGCAATGGAAAAGGTTACTACCTTTATGAGAAGGGTGCGAGGCCAAAGCCTGACCCTAGTGTTCAAAATGTGATTGACGAGTACAGAAGACAGGCAAAGACAATGCCTGGTGGAAAG CCGGTTACTTTATCGGATCAAGATATATTGGAGATGGTTTTCTTCCCAGTCGTTAATGAAGCATGCAGGGTCATGGATGAAAATGTGGTGATCAGGGCTGCTGATCTGGATATTGCATCTGTTCTTGGGATGGGCTTTCCCAAGTACAG GGGTGGCCTCATCTTTTGGGCTGACACGGTGGGAGCATCTTATATACATTCAAAGCTTAGCAAGTGGGCTGAAATGTACGGTGATTTCTTCAAACCATCATTGTATTTGGAGGAAAGAGCGAAAAGCGGCCGACCACTG GCTGCGCCACGGACGGCTCACCAAGTTTCAACGAGGTCACGCATGTGA